From a single Nicotiana tomentosiformis chromosome 2, ASM39032v3, whole genome shotgun sequence genomic region:
- the LOC104097950 gene encoding cysteine-rich receptor-like protein kinase 42 yields the protein MNFSSSNLLLLTRLLIYLVSFALICEADPRISEAGLVCGTNRTTPAVIIPQFVKLMEVVSQRVPEHGWGSHGVNSTNISIFALANCYQDLPRTDCLLCYAASRTRLPRCLPGKSGRIYLDGCFLRYDIYDFFNETTDSKEDKVNCSSSIGLASGQELATLKVTAGNLITNLTGTAVANGGYAVAHLNGVYGLAQCWKTVSKKGCRECLDKASREIKGCFPSRDARALIAGCYLRYSTQDFLYDPSVGNSKGVSKGVIVAIVLGVTALIMLALFVAYAARKRSLTRERERINLGKISSSYNRSSLNYKYENLEKATNYFDPSTKVGQGGNGSVYKGTLPNGNVIAVKRLFFNTRQWVDEFFNEVNLINGIEHKNLVKLLGCSIEGPESLLVYEFVPNKSLDQYLFDKNKIKILSWEERFHIIVGTASGLAFLHGGSEIRIIHRDIKSSNVLLDENLEAKIADFGLARCFAADKTHLSTGIAGTLGYMAPEYLVKGQLTEKADVYSYGVLVLEIVCGRKNIAFADDSGSLLQTVWKLYTTNQVTEALDPLLKGDFPPEEASKVLKVGLLCTQASVALRPSMTEVVQMLTHEDYQIPEPRQPPFLNSSLLAGVSLKPSTRSLVTNSLFKLDEFYTTTTGTGSSSIQSSSDGPHRSDEFLLKQSENID from the exons ATGAATTTTTCTAGCTCAAATTTACTATTACTAACACGGTTATTGATTTATTTGGTCAGTTTTGCTTTAATTTGTGAAGCCGATCCTCGGATTTCAGAAGCTGGACTTGTCTGTGGTACAAACAGAACAACACCGGCTGTGATAATTCCTCAGTTCGTTAAATTAATGGAAGTTGTTTCACAACGAGTACCGGAACACGGATGGGGAAGTCACGGCGTGAATTCaacaaatatttcaattttcgcATTAGCAAATTGTTATCAAGATCTTCCTCGTACAGATTGTCTTTTATGTTACGCAGCAAGTCGTACGAGGCTACCACGTTGTCTTCCTGGTAAATCTGGTCGTATTTATCTCGACGGTTGTTTTCTTCGATATGATATCTATGATTTTTTCAATGAAACAACTGATTCGAAAGAAGATAAAGTAAATTGTAGTAGCTCAATTGGATTGGCTAGTGGACAAGAATTAGCCACGTTAAAGGTTACTGCTGGTAATTTGATTACAAATTTGACGGGGACAGCGGTGGCGAACGGTGGATATGCGGTGGCGCATTTGAACGGAGTTTATGGATTGGCACAGTGTTGGAAAACTGTGAGTAAAAAAGGTTGTAGGGAGTGTTTGGATAAAGCAAGTAGAGAAATTAAAGGATGTTTTCCTAGTAGAGATGCTAGAGCTTTAATTGCTGGTTGTTATTTGAGATATTCTACTCAGGATTTTCTCTATGATCCATCTGTGGGTAATAGTAAAG GGGTAAGCAAAGGAGTTATAGTAGCTATAGTTCTTGGTGTGACAGCTTTAATAATGCTGGCTCTCTTTGTTGCTTACGCAGCTCGTAAAAGATCATTAACGCGAGAACGAG AACGCATTAATCTTGGCAAAATATCGAGTTCATACAATAGGTCAAGCTTGAATTATAAGTATGAAAATCTTGAGAAGGCAACAAACTACTTTGATCCTTCAACTAAAGTAGGCCAAGGAGGAAATGGTTCTGTATATAAGGGAACTCTGCCAAATGGGAATGTTATTGCAGTTAAGAGACTGTTTTTCAATACAAGACAATGGGTTGATGAATTCTTCAATGAGGTTAATCTAATCAATGGAATTGAACACAAAAATCTTGTCAAGTTGTTGGGTTGCAGTATTGAAGGCCCCGAGAGCTTGCTCGTATATGAGTTTGTGCCAAATAAGAGCTTGGACCAATACCTCTTTG ACAAGAACAAGATAAAGATTCTAAGTTGGGAAGAACGTTTCCATATTATAGTTGGAACAGCATCAGGCCTTGCATTCTTACATGGAGGTTCAGAAATCAGAATCATTCATAGGGACATCAAGAGTTCCAATGTACTTCTCGACGAAAATCTTGAAGCGAAGATCGCTGATTTTGGACTTGCGCGGTGTTTTGCAGCTGATAAAACTCATCTTAGCACTGGAATTGCTGGCACATT AGGATATATGGCTCCTGAATACCTAGTAAAAGGACAGCTAACAGAAAAGGCTGATGTCTATAGTTATGGAGTGCTTGTTCTTGAAATTGTTTGTGGCAGAAAAAACATTGCCTTTGCTGACGACTCTGGATCTCTACTACAAACA GTGTGGAAACTTTATACAACAAATCAAGTTACTGAAGCATTAGACCCTCTTTTAAAAGGTGATTTTCCACCAGAAGAGGCATCAAAGGTCTTAAAAGTGGGGCTATTATGCACTCAAGCTTCTGTCGCTTTAAGACCATCAATGACTGAAGTTGTCCAAATGTTAACACATGAAGATTATCAAATTCCAGAACCACGCCAACCACCTTTCTTAAATTCAAGTTTATTAGCTGGCGTCTCTCTTAAACCCAGCACAAGAAGTTTAGTCACAAATTCACTCTTTAAATTAGATGAATTTTATACCACAACTACAGGGACAGGGTCCTCTAGTATACAAAGTTCATCAGATGGACCACATAGAAGTGATGAATTCCTTCTAAAACAGTCTGAAAATATTGATTGA